In Plasmodium brasilianum strain Bolivian I chromosome 1, whole genome shotgun sequence, a single genomic region encodes these proteins:
- a CDS encoding glutamate dehydrogenase: protein MDVENTSPLNLTMSSTDHQCFESEPFSNNSITWKDKYAETKELLRSYNLFSDHLINYSIDFYFNKLGFNRFHFEETSPELISKVVVCIITAKINEQYSSDKYFPIFEEKHDNFIFIITRVFADDNKTRLNYKMEKKIEEKYFNFSDMSKHCYRLKSFRSVHSLFDKEHTYQEPLRTYILELPTYNDDIISENETDLKKLTDVNFYNYIKGTKCEEIYYELNKAVLYDLTGQFIQTNYYITSETTFSLTIAVKRSNVISSIFSLIGDCLNMHRCFSYSKYVEPLKNGVLLIILNVNVITNTEQERKNLLLERRIQKILKSLKTLCLFNDSKFIQLSVKRIFTAEESAYIFIIIKFIAFFSTNSFSSYKKVENALHMRNDNSSSSNSILNDFYIIKEKLKSSKYTKEEILNCALSNVKTIKLLFANFERKLNKKYSKEEQQQEQKKKKKHNHMMMTRQHHHIKTNFFVMHKISFAVSFDGALLKDSIYDSHPYSIVMILGLHFVGFHIRFSKISRGGIRIVISNNMNSYMHNYNNLFDEAYNLAYTQNFKNKDIPEGGSKGIILLDADVCNNANTKYIKNLCFYSYVNSILDLLINEEPEKVLSVSVGSSNEKNFNNTTTLENASVDAGQERLLTPMPHVKRLHAMNRSAMDNGTVGSGVISSRVQNNELNDNDNRSDNRSNSKSRADSCHVNRNNNNIMNGSRSRSSSSTIRSGSSSRNNNNSNSNIVIDDGVVGNHRVEHNTGDRQKSSRYYSYINGTTEDAVQKIMSSKLNKRSGSKSGDRIVVALSGNGRKKCNGKEGEKNKEAEKKGEEVVDASEVDETVEEEDEDLIFLGPDENTGSDQLMDWACIIAKKRNYSYWKTFSTGKLRKNGGVPHDLYGMTTLGIETYIKKLCEKLNIKEENIARSVVGGPDGDLGSNAILQSKTKIISIIDGSGVLYDKEGLNKEELIRLAKMRNEQTSTVPQNNKRVNTCCILYDDKYLSKNGFKIGIEDHNVEIFGKIIKSGLDFRNTFFLNPLNACDIFNPCGGRPHSINVFNVNNIIINGECIYKYIVEGANVFISDDARNILESKNVILFKDASTNKGGVISSSLEVLAGLVLNDKQYIQLMCSPDSDITLVEENEFIFMNLNQKKNHSLSFTRSMILNDDDLEIDTSAAAAADDNDDGKEGYKEQHDVNNTVTLDNEEHKAAVRGQNPQEGGENVSHFYKEYVKEIQKKIRHYCELEFESLWSETRRTKTPISQATNILSKKISELKKDILSSDTLCTDYKLMKKVLRDVIPPTLLKIVTFDQIFERVPYIYLRSLFASALASNYYYSQQFLNDLSVFNFFEYIRKMQSQCEN, encoded by the exons ATGGACGTGGAAAATACGTCACCCCTGAATCTCACAATGAGCAGTACTGATCATCAGTGCTTTGAGAGTGAGCCATTTTCGAACAACAGCATAACGTGGAAAGATAAATACGCAGAAACAAAAGAATTGTTGAGaagttataatttattttcagaccatttaataaattatagtaTCGATTTTTATTTCAACAAATTGGGTTTCAATAGATTTCACTTTGAGGAAACAAGCCCCGAGTTGATAAGTAAAGTAGTTGTGTGTATAATAAcagcaaaaataaatgagcAGTATTCCAGTGATAAGTATTTTCCAATTTTTGAAGAGAAACATGAcaactttatatttataattacacGAGTGTTTGCTGATGATAACAAAACGAGATTAAATTACAAgatggaaaagaaaatagaagagaaatatttcaattttagTGATATGTCTAAACACTGCTACAGGTTAAAAAGTTTTAGATCAGTTCACTCGCTTTTTGATAAAGAGCATACATATCAAGAACCATTGAGAACCTATATATTAGAGCTTCCAACATATAATGATGATATAATTAGTGAAAATGAAACggatttaaaaaagttaacgGATGTaaacttttataattatataaaaggaaCAAAATGTGAGGAAATTTATTACGAATTGAACAAAGCAGTACTATATGATTTAACTGGACAGTTCATACAAacgaattattatataacatcCGAAACAACATTTTCTTTAACAATAGCTGTTAAGAGGAGTAATGTTATATCGAGCATTTTTTCACTAATAGGAGACTGCTTAAATATGCATAGATGTTTTTCGTATTCCAAGTATGTTGAACCGTTGAAGAATGGcgttttgttaataatattaaatgttaATGTAATTACTAATACAGAacaagaaagaaaaaatttattattagaaaGAAGGATACAGAAAATACTCAAGTCTTTGAAAACGTTGTGTTTATTTAATGACTCTAAGTTTATTCAACTATCAGTGAAGAGAATATTTACTGCAGAAGAGTCagcatacatttttattattattaaatttattgcttttttttcaacaaaTTCTTTTTCTAGTTATAAAAAGGTGGAGAACGCTTTACACATGAGAAATGAcaacagtagtagtagtaattcTATTCTTAACGATTTTTACATAATCAAAGAAAAGCTAAAAAGTTCAAAGTATACCAAAGAGGAAATTTTAAACTGTGCTTTAAGTAATGTGAAAACGATTAAATTGCTCTTTGCTAATTttgaaagaaaattaaataaaaagtatagtAAAGAAGAACAACAACaagaacaaaagaaaaaaaaaaagcacaaCCACATGATGATGACACGTCAGCATCATCACA TAAAgactaatttttttgtaatgcACAAAATTAGTTTTGCTGTATCTTTTGATGGTGCTTTGTTAAAAGATTCTATATATGATAGTCATCCGTATTCTATCGTTATGATTTTAGGATTACATTTTGTTGGTTTCCATATTCGATTCAGTAAAATATCTAGGGGAGGAATTAGAATAGttatatcaaataatatgaacTCGTATATGCACaattataacaatttatTTGATGAAGCATATAATTTAGCATAtacacaaaattttaaaaataaagatataccAGAAGGAGGGAGCAAAGGAATTATTCTACTAGACGCAGATGTTTGCAACAATGCAAATaccaaatatataaaaaatttatgtttctACTCGTATGTTAATTCAATATTAGATCTACTAATTAATGAAGAACCTGAAAAGGTGCTCTCCGTTTCTGTAGGTTCaagtaatgaaaaaaattttaataacacCACTACGTTGGAAAATGCAAGTGTTGATGCAGGTCAGGAGAGGCTCCTTACACCTATGCCACATGTGAAAAGACTACATGCAATGAATAGAAGCGCGATGGACAACGGTACTGTAGGAAGCGGAGTGATAAGCAGCAGGGTGCAAAACAACGAACTGAACGATAACGATAACAGAAGCGACAATCGCAGTAATAGCAAAAGTCGAGCGGATAGTTGCCACGTGAACAGAAACAACAACAATATTATGAACGGCagtagaagtagaagtagtagtagtacCATTCGTAGCGGTAGTAGTAGTAGGAACAATAacaacagtaatagtaatattgtTATTGATGATGGAGTAGTGGGAAACCATAGAGTAGAACACAATACAGGAGATAGGCAAAAAAGTAGCAGGTACTATTCATACATCAATGGAACAACAGAAGATGCtgttcaaaaaattatgagcTCCAAACTTAACAAAAGGAGTGGTAGTAAAAGTGGCGATAGGATAGTGGTGGCTCTATCAGgaaatggaagaaaaaaatgtaatggGAAAGAAGgagaaaagaataaagaagCAGAGAAGAAAGGAGAAGAAGTAGTTGATGCTTCTGAGGTAGATGAAACTGTTGAAGAAGAGGATGaagatttaatatttctGGGACCAGATGAAAACACAGGTTCAGATCAACTTATGGACTGGGCATGTATAATTGCAAAGAAGAgaaattattcttattgGAAAACATTTTCAACAGGTAAGCTACGAAAAAATGGGGGAGTTCCGCATGACTTATATGGTATGACTACTCTAGGTAtagaaacatatataaaaaaattatgtgaaaaattaaatataaaagaagaaaatatagcTAGATCTGTGGTTGGAGGTCCAGATGGAGATTTGGGTAGTAATGCCATATTACAATCAAAAACTAAAATAATTTCTATCATTGACGGTTCGGGAGTTCTATATGATAAAGAGGGGTTAAATAAGGAGGAATTAATACGACTAGCTAAAATGAGAAATG AGCAGACATCCACCGTGCCACAGAATAACAAAAGAGTAAATACGTGTTGCATATTATATGATGATAAGTACCTTTCAAAGAATGGATTTAAGATAGGTATTGAAGATCATAATGTAGAAATATttggaaaaataattaaaagtgGATTAGATTTTAGAAATACGTTCTTTTTAAATCCACTTAATGCATGTGATATTTTTAATCCTTGTGGAGGTAGACCTCATTCTATTAACGtttttaatgttaataatattattattaatggtgaatgtatttataaatacattgtTGAAGGAGCAAATGTATTCATATCAGATGATGCAAGGAATATTCTTGAaagtaaaaatgttattcTCTTTAAAGATGCTTCCACAAATAAAGGAGGAGTTATATCTAGTAGTTTGGAAGTACTAGCTGGATTAGTTTTAAATGACAAACAGTATATCCAGTTAATGTGTTCTCCTGATAGTGATATAACACTAGTAGAAGAAAATgagtttatatttatgaatcttaaccaaaaaaaaaatcattcaCTTTCTTTTACAAGGTCGATGATTTTAAATGACGACGATTTGGAAATAGACACTTCTGCCGCTGCTGCTGCTGATGATAATGATGATGGCAAAGAAGGATATAAAGAGCAACATGATGTTAACAATACAGTAACACTTGATAATGAGGAGCATAAAGCAGCTGTCAGAGGGCAGAACCCACAAGAAGGAGGAGAAAACGTTTCCCACTTTTACAAAGAATACGTAAAAgaaatacagaaaaaaattaggCATTATTGTGAGCTCGAGTTTGAATCCCTTTGGAGTGAAACAAGAAGAACAAAAACTCCTATATCACAAGCAACCaatatattatcaaaaaaaattagcgaattgaaaaaagatatattatcCTCAGATACCTTATGCACAGATTACAAATTGATGAAAAAGGTCCTTCGAGATGTTATACCACCAACcttattaaaaattgtaacaTTTGATCAAATTTTTGAAAGGGTTCCTTATATTTATCTTAGGTCCCTATTTGCATCTGCACTGGCTTCCAATTACTACTACTCCCAACAATTCCTGAATGACCTTTCTGTCTTTAACTTTTTTGAGTACATTCGAAAGATGCAGAGTCAGTGCGAAAATTAG